One Natator depressus isolate rNatDep1 chromosome 6, rNatDep2.hap1, whole genome shotgun sequence DNA window includes the following coding sequences:
- the CGRRF1 gene encoding cell growth regulator with RING finger domain protein 1 isoform X2 yields MRQVKNPFGLEIPHPAAVSITRGITLTPDCLEDCILTCYWGCSVQKLHEALQKHVYCFRIKTPQALEDALYSEYIYRQQYFIKKTNKEEKYCQLPEDAQIAGFGPVPRSRYPLVALLTLADEENREIYDIISMVSVIHIPDESYRLSCRILYQYLLLAQGQFHDLKQLFMSASSSAPPSSNASGDSSTDKSLLEKVGLAEVESELHEENSKDCVVCQNGTVNWVLLPCRHTCLCDGCVKYFQQCPMCRQFVQESFPLCSKKEQDKDEPEHSFQDAPHGADL; encoded by the exons ATGAGACAAGTGAAGAATCCTTTTGGCCTAGAAATTCCGCATCCTGCTGCAGTTTCCATAACAA GGGGTATAACACTGACACCTGATTGTCTGGAAGACTGTATCCTTACATGCTACTGGGGATGCAGTGTTCAAAAACTACATGAAGCTTTGCAGAAACACGTCTATTGCTTCAGAATAAAGACTCCGCAGGCACTAGAAGATGCTCTCTACAGCGAATATATCTATCGACAGCAGTATTT cattaaaaaaaccaacaaggaAGAAAAATACTGTCAGTTGCCAGAAGATGCTCAAATTGCAGGCTTTGGCCCAGTGCCTAGATCTCGTTACCCACTGGTAGCTTTGTTGACTTTAGCTGATGAAGAAAACAGAGAAATATACGACATT ATTTCAATGGTGTCCGTAATTCATATTCCCGATGAGAGTTACAGACTTTCCTGCAGAATATTATATCAGTATCTACTTCTGGCCCAAGGTCAATTCCATGACCTTAAG CAACTCTTTATGTCTGCAAGCAGCAGTGCCCCGCCCTCGAGCAATGCCTCTGGAGACAGCAGCACTGACAAAAGCTTGCTGGAAAAGGTTGGACTGGCCGAAGTTGAATCAGAATTACATGAGGAAAACAGTAAAGACTGTGTCGTCTGCCAGAACGGAACAGTGAACTGGGTcctcctgccctgcaggcatACGTGTCTGTGCGATGGGTGTGTGAAGTATTTTCAACAGTGTCCAATGTGTAGGCAGTTTGTTCAAGAATCTTTTCCACTTTGCAGTAAAAAGGAGCAAGATAAAGATGAACCCGAACACAGTTTCCAGGATGCTCCCCACGGAGCAGACTTATAG
- the CGRRF1 gene encoding cell growth regulator with RING finger domain protein 1 isoform X1, with translation MAAVFLVTLYEYSPLFYIAVVFVCFLVTSGLVLGWFGWDVPVILRNSEEIESSVRISKKQMRQVKNPFGLEIPHPAAVSITRGITLTPDCLEDCILTCYWGCSVQKLHEALQKHVYCFRIKTPQALEDALYSEYIYRQQYFIKKTNKEEKYCQLPEDAQIAGFGPVPRSRYPLVALLTLADEENREIYDIISMVSVIHIPDESYRLSCRILYQYLLLAQGQFHDLKQLFMSASSSAPPSSNASGDSSTDKSLLEKVGLAEVESELHEENSKDCVVCQNGTVNWVLLPCRHTCLCDGCVKYFQQCPMCRQFVQESFPLCSKKEQDKDEPEHSFQDAPHGADL, from the exons ATGGCTGCCGTGTTCCTGGTGACGCTCTACGAATACTCCCCGCTCTTCTACATCGCTGTGGTGTTTGTCTGCTTCCTGGTCACCAGCGGCCTGGTGCTGGGCTG GTTTGGTTGGGATGTTCCTGTGATACTGAGAAATTCAGAAGAAATAGAATCCAGCGTAAGAATATCCAAAAAGCAGATGAGACAAGTGAAGAATCCTTTTGGCCTAGAAATTCCGCATCCTGCTGCAGTTTCCATAACAA GGGGTATAACACTGACACCTGATTGTCTGGAAGACTGTATCCTTACATGCTACTGGGGATGCAGTGTTCAAAAACTACATGAAGCTTTGCAGAAACACGTCTATTGCTTCAGAATAAAGACTCCGCAGGCACTAGAAGATGCTCTCTACAGCGAATATATCTATCGACAGCAGTATTT cattaaaaaaaccaacaaggaAGAAAAATACTGTCAGTTGCCAGAAGATGCTCAAATTGCAGGCTTTGGCCCAGTGCCTAGATCTCGTTACCCACTGGTAGCTTTGTTGACTTTAGCTGATGAAGAAAACAGAGAAATATACGACATT ATTTCAATGGTGTCCGTAATTCATATTCCCGATGAGAGTTACAGACTTTCCTGCAGAATATTATATCAGTATCTACTTCTGGCCCAAGGTCAATTCCATGACCTTAAG CAACTCTTTATGTCTGCAAGCAGCAGTGCCCCGCCCTCGAGCAATGCCTCTGGAGACAGCAGCACTGACAAAAGCTTGCTGGAAAAGGTTGGACTGGCCGAAGTTGAATCAGAATTACATGAGGAAAACAGTAAAGACTGTGTCGTCTGCCAGAACGGAACAGTGAACTGGGTcctcctgccctgcaggcatACGTGTCTGTGCGATGGGTGTGTGAAGTATTTTCAACAGTGTCCAATGTGTAGGCAGTTTGTTCAAGAATCTTTTCCACTTTGCAGTAAAAAGGAGCAAGATAAAGATGAACCCGAACACAGTTTCCAGGATGCTCCCCACGGAGCAGACTTATAG